TGACACCTGCTCTGGTTGTGTGACTTCCATCTCTTCCACCAGAATGCACAGAGCGCTCAGACCTCGTCTGTCCTGTTAACCACCGCACTGCCGTATCTGATGCAAAATGGGGGCTGGCCGAACACACACGCTGAATGAACGGCATGAACACCTGAACTCAGAGGAACGGTTCAAAACACAACTACCTGGGCCACAGACCCCAGTCCCATCGCCACCTTTAGGACTCAAGACTCACGGCCTCGCTCGGACATTCAAGGCCTTCCTGATCTTCCCAGTCTTCCTTCCTGAGGCATTCCACATGGAACCTCTCCCACAACCAAACCAGAACCCCACAAAGCAATCTGACCCACACTCCCCTCTCCCTGGGGATGCCTCACCCCAGCCCACCCCACATCAAAGTCCCATGAGACTCAAGCCCTCCAGCCTTCGAGCCTCTCTGACACTCCAGGCCAGACTCCAGACCTGGCACAGGGCCCGTGCCGCTCAGCCTGGAATCCACGggcagtaagtatttgttgaatgatggTTGTTTGGGTATAAACGCTCCCCTGGCACTTGCACACTGCAGGGCTACTAAGGGGAGGGGGGGgcgaagggaggagaggagaggacggTGCTGAGTGCCAAATGACCTGAGGCGAGACTTGGTGTTTCTGGAAAGGCAGAATGCTACAGCCTCAGACAGCGCTTCACGCAGTTTCTCCCTCAGATGTGCTCCCTGGGGGACCAGACCTACTTCTGGAGACCAGGCAGGCATGGGAGTGAGGGATGTGAGCACGACAGCTGCCACGTGGAAAGGTCAGCCCAGGTGAACCCGGTCAGCCCTATTTTTCAAGCAGGGCAGGCAATCCAAATGGGAATGTGAAATCCCCCACCTTAGATGTGGGCCATGAATTCAAGATCATCAGCTGGGTCAGCACACACTCCCTGTTCACGGTCCCTGCTCCTCTGCTCCTGACACTGTACTCTCCCTTCGTTGCTCATTTTCTACCTTTTCAGCGTCCAGTGAAGCCCTCTGGAGCACTTGTGGCAGGCTTGGGCCAGAGTGGCCTCCCTCTCTGTCACGCCACACCCCGGGGCCAGCTGAGCCTGTGAGGGTGGTGGTCAGGGGGGCCTGAAGCCCCACCTTGTCCTCACCTTCATTGTGCTGGGCTCTTCTCCTCTCATCTCGGGGTGTTCTGGTTCCATCGATTTTtctagaaaaggaggaaagaaaagggggCATGTATTATGGCAGATCTGTTTGCTCAAGCATCAgacttaaaaattatctttgcaAGATAAATCTaggtaaagagagaaaagagatgatACTTTATACGCACTAGAGTAGCAGAAACAGgcaaagaacagaaaatactACACCATGCACCCGCTTCATACTAACTGCCCAGCTTCTACTCCAGAAACTCCTCCCTTCCTTTGGTTCCAATGCCAGGCCCTCCTGGTGCCCCCTGCACGTACGGAGAGTAGGGGTGTGTCCGGGGGGCAATCGTCCTCTGTGTTCCTGTCTGAAGTACATCCTGGGGAGTCATCATGACATAGAACTGGCCTGCAGGGAACGGGGGGTTAGTGGCACGAGAGGGCAGAGTCAGAACTGGTTGTGGGGGCTTCCCTCCCTGCTGGACCAGTTGCCTCCCCTGCCTGCCAATCTGGCTTCTTCCTCTCCTCACCTCCAGCCTGCAAGCTCTGGTCTGTGGTCTGTACAGACACAGCCGTAGTATCTCCCACACTGGACGCCGGGAAATAAGCAAATCGTGCCTCCCCGCTGACAGCCTCAGCTGCGGGGCTGCCACCATTGCTGAAGGGATTTTGGATCACAGCCTGGGGAATAGGAGGGCAGAGACTACCCTTAGCTTTCTCTGTTCCCCCATCCCGTCCCCTCATTGCTGAGTTTGGGGTTTACTACATTTTCTGCAATTAACAGAAGAGTGAAGACTCCTGCATGTAGCAGTCGTCCAGTGTCTCAGACTGCCCTGGAACAGGCAGGAAGTTGGCGATCATTTGCTAAGCAGTCTAAGAAACTTTTCTCCTAGACacatcattcccattttgcagaaaaaaaaaaaaattccaagagtACTGTTCCCCAGGTTTCACTGTGCGCAACAGGGATCCGACACCGCAAAGCCTGAGGCCTGAGGGCAGCATCCACTGGGCGACACAGCATCCCACCCCCGGGGCTCCCCAAGAGCCCAGCCAATgtcccctctccaccctcccaggGGTGGCGGGGCACCTACCAGCGGAAAGGGCGCTGCAGGACCTGGGGGCACAGAGGCAGCAGCGGGGCCCGGGCGCTGGGCTGCCCCGTCCACACCCACCTGGGTCACAGCCTGCTGCCCCCCCGCGAAGGCAGCGGTGGACACGACGCTGACGGCGCCAGCCGTGTCGCCCTGGCCGTCCAGCTGACCATCAGTCACCTGGACTACGCGGTATGTCACCTGCAGGGGGCAGCAGAGCGGCGAGGCCGGCGCTGGGGCCAAGTCCGAGCCTTCCCCGCACGCTCGCCCGCCCGCCAGTTCCTCGCGGCCCGCAGCTCACCTGTCCTCCATTCGTCTCTGTGCGGAACTGGTACTGGATGTTGTGGTCGCCGAACGCCGCCTGCTGGACGCTGGTGATGGCCACCGCCGTCTGCTCCTCCGCCCCTGGGCCGTCCCCGCCTGGGGCCGAGGAGGGTCGGGGCACTGTCAGGGCCGCGCCTGGAGCCCCCAGCCCTCCCCGGGCGCGGCCGGCCCGGCAAGCACTCACCTTCCTGCAGCTCGACGCCCTCCTCCGCCTCGGGTCCCTTGTCGTGGCTGCCACGGGCACAGGAGGGAGCGGGGTCAGCGcggcccgcgcccccgcccccacGCCCAGCTGTGGGGCCCCAGTCCCGCCCGGCGGCGCCTGAGGTCAGGGGCGCCGCTGAGGCCGGGGTCCGGGGACGGGAGGTGCCGGGTCCCCCCCGCACCGGCGGCCTCCATTTTGAGCCGGGCCGGCGGCCGCTTGGGATCATGGCGGCCTGGCCTGCAGGCCgcggggccggggctggggcgCGGGGGCACGGCCCGGCCGGGGCTCTTACCTGGCGGCGGCAGCAGCGGTGGCCGAGGCAGCGGGATCCAGACCCGGGTCCAGCATGTCCatggggggggcgggggcggggggggcgcgGGGCccgggggggaggggaggggaggggagggagggaggggagggggcgggcGGCCGGGGGGGCCCCGAGCCCGGCGCTCACGCCGCGCGGCAGGAGGGGACGGAGGAGATACGGGAGCCGCTCGCGCTGATCACGGGGACAAACAGTGGGGTCATGTGAGGAGGAGATGCCGCCGCCGcagccgcagccgccgccgctCCTGCAGCCGCTGCAGCCGCCGCGGCCTCCGCCTCCGCCCGCCCGCCGGCTCCGGGCGGCCCGAGGCTCCGGGACGCCGCGCGGCCGCCCCcagcccgcccgcccgcccgctgCACGCGGCCCTCGGGCCTCCTTCCCtgagcagccgccgccgccgcgactttttttttttgaacacgGCCCGCCCTGGCTGGCCGCCGCCGGTGCCCTGGATCGCCGGCTCGTGTGGCCGCCGCCCGGCCTGGCCCAGTCCGGCGGCGGATCGCTGCTGCAGCCGCCGCCGCTTtctatttttccccctttttttttttccttctttacttgAGCTGCGcgcgcgcggcggcggcggcggcggcggcgcgggcgcGGGACGGACGCGCGCGGGGGGAGGCGGCCCGGGAGCGCGCGCGCTGTCTATCTCCGAGTGCGGGCGGGCGCGCGCGGTTCCGGGATTCCGCGGGGCGCGAGGTCACCGCTCGCCGCCCGGCTGGAACGCGGGTCCAGATGGAACGTCGGGGCACCCGGAGCAGGGGCCTGGGTCGCCGGGCGTCAGGCGGGCTGCCCGGGATTGGAGACAGTAAAGTAGGTCGGTGGGAGGACGGGGGGATGGGCTGGGAGggggcgcgcgcgcgcgcgctccCGGAGGTCGGGCTGCCCTGCGCGAAGGCGGAGGTCCTAGGCGCATGCGCACGCCTGGGCGGGGCTGGGGCGCGCACGTAGGCGGGCGGTGGCTGCTCCGGGCATGTCCTCGGGACGGTGGCGCGGGTGCGGGTTGGGCCGGGCTGGGTCTCTTCCTCTTGGCCCGGGACTCAGGCGCCCCCGGGACGCGGCGCTTTACAGACACACACGGCAGCAGCCCCGGCCCTCCCCCCGCCCCGCGCGGCGGAACAAACGCTTCTCTTCAGACCACGGCCTTGTGATTATACGTTTTATTAGACTCGGGAGAGGCATGGCAGGGCTTCATCAGTAttccttcaaattaaaaaaaaagtacaaaagctaCGTAGAAAACGTCAGATCAGACGACTAAACTTTCCCGACTCAGGGCCAAGTTCtgcaagggagaaaggaagaagggtaTGAGCCGCGGGGACCAGCTGGGGACCCAGGGACGGTCTGGACGCTCGGCGGGGGCGGCCCTCACCTTCTTGAGCCTGCGCTCGCGGGACGCCTGCGAGTCGGTCTCGGAGTACGGGGGTGGCGCGGGCGGGTAGtaggcctcctcctcctcctcctccttgtagGGTCTTCTCTTCTCCCCGGGCCCCTTCTTCCTCACGGCCTCCTCCAGTAGCCGCCCATCATAGGGCGGCTCCCCAGACCTGGGGCCGTTGTCCCTAGGGTCTCGGGTCCGGTGGTAGTGGGACCTGGGGTCGGCAGAGGGGCGCTCCCGAGACCTGAAGTCGTCGTAGTGGGGGTCCCGGGAGCGTGGAAAGTCCCTCGAGTCGTCTTGGTCGTAGAGGTCGTCCCGGCTGCGGCTCCTCGGGGGCATGTAGGCCCGGCCTCTCCTCCCACCACTACTCGGGGGAGACCTGCTCCCTGACTCCGCGGAGTTCGGCAGGGTGAGGTCGTCCAGGGCATCCACGGAGCGGGCCCGGGGCCGCCCGGCCCGCCAGACACCCCCTGGCTGTTCCCTGGGGGGCTCCTGCTCCCATCCCCTGGGGCTCCGGGGGGCGTGGCTACCCCACTCCTCATCCCGGATCGGGGTGAGGGCAGGGCCACGGGAAGGCCGGGATCGCCAGTCGTCCTCGTGGAGGGAGGTGACTTCACTCATGGCTGCAGGGAAGAGGTGTCATTGACTGCTGGAGGAGCCCAGGGTCCAGGGTTTGCACCAAGCGTCCCTGGGGCAGGTATCAGGGAGTCatgcttccccccaccccaccttaaAAGCTCTCAGATCCCAAGGCTGCTCCTCACCCCGCTCCACACGGCCATTCAGGGGGCCAGGTCGAGAAGGGTCGAAGTTGGCCAGCTCCTTCTCCATGTAGTACAGAACCCGCATGGAGTCATCTTGCTGGTTGGCCTGAATCCTGTAGCCACTTCGGACTTCTAGGGATAGGGTGGAGGTGGTTGGTTTGGGAGGATGGTTCCTGGCCCAGCCCTCTCCCTTAGAGGTACATCCAACGTCGGGATGATGGATTCTCACCAGAAGCTGCACTGCTGTCTGTATCCCGAAGCAGGGGTATGTAGGATCCTTGGCCACCAGCTAGGGGAGAGTGGCTGTCGGGGGCTGCCCACCAGGAGCAGAGCCCCTCCTTAGCTCCCAAGACCCTCCTCCTTCCAGCTCCTGCCCCTCAGTGTCCAGATGCCCAGGACACCCCCACCAGCTGTTCCTGCTCCGCCCACTCACCTGAGCTACTCCTGTCAATATCTCCAGGGTATCCTCCAGGGTACCCGTTATAGCCACCCATGGGAATCATGGCTGGTGGGGGCGGGGTCTTGGCAGGAGACAGGTGGGCATAGGTGCTGGGGGCATAGATGCTGGGAACACCTGAGGTGGCTGCTTTGCCAGCAGCGTACACTGTGAGGACAAAAATCAACATGAGAAGGTGGGCCAGGCAGGAGCCAGGCTGCCCCACACCCATCCGGTTCCGGAGGGACCTGGGCCTGGACCTCCTTCCTAACCTGCCCTCTCCACTGCAGAGCTTCCCTGGGCACTTGGGTCCCTGTTGGTCCTCATTCCATTTCTGCAGAATCCCTGAGCCTAGGGGACACCAGCTTCACAAGAGATCCCACCCCACTTCCTTGGTGATTTTTCAGAGGATGCACACAGGCAGTTCACGGCCCCAGGGTGGCAGGACAGTGTTACATTTAACCTCATGATGATTTGCCAACATTTGTCAAGCAAAAGGTTTTACCTAAAACTCCAGCTCTCCAGCTAAGTTACTGGAAGAAGTGGCCACCCAGGGCCTGTGTGTTTACAGTGCAACAAAGCTGCCCCTTTAGATAAAGCCCAGGTGCTGGGTCCACCACTGTCCCCACAAGTGGAAATCAAATATCTTCTTTGGTGGCCAAGCTCCtgctctagaaaaaaaatgagttagcTGGGAGACGTAGGTCCTGCCCACCAAGTCACCTTCCAGACCAAGATGCAATGGCAGGAGCCTGGAGTTAACTTGCCTGCCCCAGCCAAGCAGCGAAGTGGCAACACCCACCAGGCTCTAGGCTTGACAGCTCAAAGTAAgatcctcctcctttcctttccccccAGGGCAAAAGGCTTACAAAGTTTCTGGGCCCTAGATAAGTGGCTTCCTCCCTGGGACTCCCAACAGGAAAATGGCAGGGAGAGATGGGCTCCAAGAGGGTGCTTCACCTCTGATTTGGTTTGGAAGCAGAAGGCTAAGTGCACAGCCTAGACGAAGCCTCTTCATTAGCTCAAGCAGCCTGCAACTTCATAATCAGCAGTGGGACCTGCTGCCTCCTGACGGGTGGGCAAAGGCTGTGGCAGCATCAGAAGTAACAGGGCCTCTGCCAGGGAGTTAATGGGGCCCTGGGTTGGGGTAACAGGGTCCTCGGATGGAGGAAATGTGGTGTTGGGATAGGGGAATGTGGCATGGGGACCAGCATTTGCAGTCCTGGGCTTATCTCTGGTCTTTGTGAGTTCACTGCAAACTTGGTTGCagcccatctgtgaaatggaccTAACACCCACTGCCTGAGCAAAGAGCTGTCAGCTAAACACGAcaagagggaaaggaggggatgGCCTGCATAAGCCTCCAGGGAGCAGTGGAATTTTTTCAGGAAAGTGATCTTTTTGAGGAACCAGGTCGCACACTACTGAGTTCAGTGACTATAAAAGTCAGCGACTTCAAATGTTCACAACACCCCATAAAGTCGGGACCTTACAGAGAAGTAAACGGGACTCAGAGAGGGAAGGCTGCTTCTCCGGGGTTACTGTGCTGGCCTTGAGTCATTACTGAGACTTACAGTGGCGGTGCCCAGCACCTGGCAGgcatagaatattttatatagatcAGGCTCCAGGCTCAATGCTGTGCATGAGTTCACCAAAACCCCAGATGCACCCAGTATGGTGAACTCTGCCATAAGCCCCAATTTACAGGGGAGGACACTCAGCCTTAGGGAGGGAAATCGCTCACTGGGCTTCTGAGCAGGAAGGTGTCAAGCAGGCTTCAGCCCTCCACCTGCCCACGCTTGCAAGGATTGCCTGGTACTTCACTGTTTGTGTATCTTGGACTGCGTGCAGAGGCTGGTCTACCCAGACACCCTCCCGAAGGAAACCAAGGACTGGCAATAGCTGTGGTCCTCGAGGTGAGGAAACAGGGCAGCAGCTGGAGGGATGCTGAAGTGTCCATCAGTGCCACCTAGTGTACACCCTGGGGCCCTGGTGTCCCAAGGCTGATGGCTGTGACCACGTCTATCAGCTCCTGTGTGAAAATGTCCAATTGGGATATTCACAGAAGAGAGGCAGGAGCAAGTCTTTGTCAATTGCATGTCTGACTCATCTCAGAGTTaggtctctgtctctgtctctctctctcccccatcttCTCTTACCTTCCTCTGCTTGGTTTGCTTACTTCCCCTTTAGCTCTAGTCCCACAGTGAGTCCCAGCTTTCACAGGTACCCATGCTGATGTGGTAGATAAGTCCCTAGACATAGTAGCCAGGTAAAATGTGCAGCATTCCTGTGGATAAGTGTTTTCAAAAATTTGCTTACCtttggccgggtgtgatggctcacacctgtaatcctagcactttgggaggccaaggtgggcctcctgaggttaggagttcaagaccagcctggccaacatggcgaaattctgcctatactaaaaatacaaaaattagccgggtgtgatggcaggcgcctataatcccagctactcaggaggctgaggcaggagaattgcttaaaccgggggacagaggttgaagtaagccgAGATTTCggcacttcactccagcttgggcgacagactgtctgaaaaaaaatttttttttccttaaatttaagTCTAGGGGtggtagctcatgactgtaatcccatcactttgggagcctgaggcaagatcacttgaggtcaggagttcaagaccagtctgggcaatgtagcaagaccctgtctctacaacaaaatttttaaaactggccagcatggtggcacatgcctgtaatctcagcactttggggaggctgacgttggaggatcacctgaggtcaggagtttgagaccaggctgggcaacatagtgagaccctgtctctacaaaaaaaaaaaaaaaaaaactcaaaaaattagctgagcgtggtggtgtgcacctacagtcccagctgctccagaggctgaggcaggaggattgcttgaacccaggagttcgaggctatgGTGAACtatgatcgcactactgcactccagcttggatgacacagtgagatgctttctctaaaaaaaataaaatttgcttaaaTCATGTGGTGTTGTAAAccttgttttcttacttttttcacttaagatttgttttattttattactttttctgagacagattctggctctgtcgcccaggctgcagtgcagtggcgtgatctcagctcactgcaacctctgtttcctgggttcaagctattctcctgcctcagcctcttgagtagctgggattacaggtgaacaccaccatgcccagttaatttttgtatttttagtagagacagggctttgctatgttggccaggctgatctggaactcttggcctccctaaatgctgggattataggcatgagccactgtgcctggcctagatttgGTTTTTAAAGAGGGCTTTACTTTTATACGAATAATATCTTGTACTCTTGGACATTTTTACTATGTGTATGGATTatacttccaaaagaaaaaataacatgaataaaaacaaactgGAAGTTGAAGGAAGTAAATGACAGTCGAAAGCAGCAGACCCTCCTGAGCCCACTTCCCCCACTGGCTAGATTCACCCCCTCCAGACCCACACCACTGTCCTGGGGCAGGCGGATGGCCACCTCCTCCCCTAGGACACAGAATGTTGCCCGAACCAGGGTGGCTGTGAGCGGGGCACTTACGGGCCTCAGGGCAGCAGCACTTGTCTGGGCAGCAGGGGCACCTGACGTAGCAGCAGCAAGTGTGTGGGCAGCACTGACACCAGCAGATgcccaggaggaggaagacgaGGAAGACAGCCAGGCACACCACAACCACGAAGAGCCAGTCTGCAGAGAGAGAACAGGCCCTGAGCCTGGAGGCCTGGGAGGGAACAGGGCCGATGGCATAGCAGCAGGGGCACGTGGTGCAGGGCCAGCACTGAGGTTGGGGACTGTTTGCAAAGCTCACCAAGGAAGCTGCAGCCCTGGCTGGATTCTCTGtgccagaggctgggaacagCATACTCCCCCCTCTAAAATCCCAGCCAGTCCCCAAATTAGGGCCCTCCCCCAGGTGCAAATACACAATGCAGAAAACAAGAGGCAGCCTGGCCACAGGGAGACAGACTGACAAAAAGAGAGAGCCAGCTGCCCAGACACCACACCTCCAAGAGCACCGCAGGTGCCAGTCACAGAGCCCCGGCCTGCACCCCAGGCTCTCCTCAGCCCAGCCTAGCCCAGCACCAGGCCACTAGATGTCTCAGAGTCACAGGCCAGGTTAGTGAGGGGTCCACAGTGAGCAGGGTTTAGTGGAAAGGGGGATACTAACTAGAGTCAGAAGCAGTAGGTGATGTGTAGGAGCTCCTGAGAAGCCCCACTCAGGACCCACCCCCCGTACCTTCCATGGGCCCCGCCTGAAAACCAGGTAAGAGCTCAGCTACCCCCGAGGTCCTCCCTGGAGGgataaaagagaaacagattaTGCTGGCCAGAGCCAGCCCAGGCCACACCGCCCCAAAAGCCCAGCTCCAGGCTGGCCAGGTGGAAGGTGCACCCTGAATTGGGGAGGGGCTGGTGGGGCTGAAGCCCTAGCGCATAGCACCTACCCTCCACTGCCCAGATGTGGGTGCCCGTAGGTAAGAAACTCCCATTGCAAAATCCACCTGTGTCTCATGCCATGGGGGCTCCAGCACAGATCCCAGGGGGCTCTGAGGGCTCTACCTCAGCTTGGGTATCCTAAGTTTTCCTCATTTATACGTCTTAGCACCCCAAGGGGCTCCAACCAAGGTGATAGGGATGTCCTACTCCAGCAGGCACAGTGCCCTGGGGCCCACAAAATAGACAGGATCTCAGCTcttgtcgcccagtctggagtgcaggggtgcgatcatagctcactgcagcctcaacctgctgggctcaagcaatcctcccaccttagcctccagagtaagtagctaggactactggcatgtgccaccacacctggctgaaatggttttatttcacaaatctgaaaaaattaatattgaatatataataATGAACTATCTTTATGACAAcgtaatcttattttttaaaaaaaaaacagagaaagggaCCCATGAAGGCAAAAATGCCCATATAGAAAAGTCATATGTGGTCCTGTGTCTGGGACCCATGAGGTCTCCCTCTCCACTCATGCACTGACATACTCGTGCGTCTCAGACCCGGTTCTGTCTTCCCTCAAGTGGTGAGGGCTCTGAGCCCCACCAGTGCTGTGTCTGAGGGGCCTCCACAGGCCCAGTCTGACCCACGAAGCCCTCCCCAGAGCTCATACACTTGGCACCACAGGCCCTCGCAACAGGACAGAGGCATGTCGGTGGCGGCTCTGAAAGCATGGTCCTGTCTGCTAGGCCAGAAGAATGCTAATAACACTAAGATGGTATTTGCCATTTTTACTTGTTCTGCCATGAATGTACAGTGGAGTTTCCCAGGCTCCCTGATGCCATCATCACCCTGATACCTAATGGACTATAtacttgtgtgtctgtgtgtgtgtgtttctttttcctggtACCCAGTATGGAGCTAAGTGTGTGTTTTCTTGAGCCAGGGTCTCTGTcccccatgctagagtgcagtagcataatcacggctcactgcagccttgaccctcGGGCTCAAGTCAtacttgtgtctcagcctcccaagaagctgggaccacaggtgcatggcaccacacctggctaattttaaagttttgtgtAGAGtcgggggtcttgccatgttgcccaggcttgcttGTGTGTCCTGGGCTTGAAAAATTTCCTGATTTTCATTCCTAATACATTTAAGCAACATATAGACATAAAAcccacagaaacaaacaaaactcttagAGCCCCTCAATAATTTTTTAGAGTGTAAATAGACCTGGAGACTAAATTTTGGGAACTGCTGATGCCAATGGTGCATTTTACCGAAGAACATGCCGAGGTTCCTGGGTCACTGTAACACGTGTTCCGCCCCTCACACATGAACTTCAGGCCCAAGTGCCTCCCAATCATGTGCTCATTCACAAATGTGAAGATGGCAGTGTACAGCCTGGCAGCATCACTCACGCAGAGCACATGTCACACGAGACTCCATGTGTTGGCTTACAGCAGGGCACCTGGCTGATGGCAATGTCCCCCAGCACATGGAGTGTGGCTTCCCAGCCACAAGGATACCCCACCCTGCCCCTGGGTGTCTGGAGTCGGCCTTGTTTTGGCTGCACTCAAACTTACACACTCTGTGTGTGCCATGCAGCACCATCCCAGCTCTGACcatatctggatttttttttttttttttttgagataagagtctcaccctgtcacccaggcgggagtgcagtggtgtgatcttggctcactgcaacttccacctcctgggttcaagaaatcctcatgcctcagcctctcaggtaactgggattacaggcatgtgcaatcatcatgcctcagtctcccaagtaatggattacaagcatgtgcacCGTCACGCaaggtaattttcatattttttgtagagacagggttttgccatgttggccaggctggtctcgaactcctggcctcaagtgatccacccaccttggcctcccagtgctggggttatagacatGAACTACTGTACCCAGACCCCAAGtctgcattaaaaaagaaaaaaatgagacttcAAAGAGGCAGAGTCTCCAATTCTCTCCAGTCTTCTCTTCATTCGGCTTGGCTGGTTGGAGGCACTGTGGGCCAGGGGTCCCTGCCTGGGGTGCAGGGCACGGGGGAGCCTAAGTGACTGGCAGAGCTCGGGGGACAGCAGAGCAGGCGACAGAGCCCAAGAGGGTAAGCTGCTGGAGGGCAGAGGGTGGACACGGGAGGGCAGACAGAAGCGGACAAGATAAAGGGCCGTGCCTCCCCCTTCCCACACCCCACTCACCAAGGACGATGAGCTCTGCGTAGGCTTCGTTGTTCCCCTGGAGGTCCTGGGCTGAGACCACGGAGCAGTAATAAACACCGCTGTCCCCCCACGCTGTCTGGTCAAAGGTCAGGTCGGCATCTGAGTCAGGATGAGAAGGCATGAAGGCACTTTAGCCTTTCCCAGTACCTCCAGGAGTAGGCAAGCGGCGGGCTGCTAATGAGCAAGTGCGTATGCAGATTCCTATCAAGGGTGTGCGGCCTTTTATGTCCCATTCTAAACACCTGGGCTACTGCAAGAAGCCTGAGAGGCAGGGCCATTATCACTCCTGTTTTGTGGATGACACATCAGGTCTGGAAAAGCTGGACAGCTCTTCAGTGTAGAGCAGTAATGCTGTCCTCAGagcctgaggtttttttttttctttctttcaagacggTCTCActgtgtggtccaggctggagtgcagtggtgtaattatacctcactgcagctttaacctcctgcactcaagca
This genomic interval from Saimiri boliviensis isolate mSaiBol1 chromosome 14, mSaiBol1.pri, whole genome shotgun sequence contains the following:
- the LSR gene encoding lipolysis-stimulated lipoprotein receptor isoform X6, coding for MALVAGGLSGGLGSHPATPGWDAVLFVWLLLSTWCTAPARAIQVTVPDPYHVVILFQPVTLPCTYQMASTSTPPIVIWKYKSFCRDRIADAFSPASVENQLNAQLAAGNPGYNPYVECQDSVRTVRVVATKQGNAVTLGDYYQGRRITITGNADLTFDQTAWGDSGVYYCSVVSAQDLQGNNEAYAELIVLDWLFVVVVCLAVFLVFLLLGICWCQCCPHTCCCYVRCPCCPDKCCCPEALYAAGKAATSGVPSIYAPSTYAHLSPAKTPPPPAMIPMGGYNGYPGGYPGDIDRSSSAGGQGSYIPLLRDTDSSAASEVRSGYRIQANQQDDSMRVLYYMEKELANFDPSRPGPLNGRVERAMSEVTSLHEDDWRSRPSRGPALTPIRDEEWGSHAPRSPRGWEQEPPREQPGGVWRAGRPRARSVDALDDLTLPNSAESGSRSPPSSGGRRGRAYMPPRSRSRDDLYDQDDSRDFPRSRDPHYDDFRSRERPSADPRSHYHRTRDPRDNGPRSGEPPYDGRLLEEAVRKKGPGEKRRPYKEEEEEEAYYPPAPPPYSETDSQASRERRLKKNLALSRESLVV
- the LSR gene encoding lipolysis-stimulated lipoprotein receptor isoform X5, producing MALVAGGLSGGLGSHPATPGWDAVLFVWLLLSTWCTAPARAIQVTVPDPYHVVILFQPVTLPCTYQMASTSTPPIVIWKYKSFCRDRIADAFSPASVENQLNAQLAAGNPGYNPYVECQDSVRTVRVVATKQGNAVTLGDYYQGRRITITGNADLTFDQTAWGDSGVYYCSVVSAQDLQGNNEAYAELIVLGRTSGVAELLPGFQAGPMEDWLFVVVVCLAVFLVFLLLGICWCQCCPHTCCCYVRCPCCPDKCCCPEALYAAGKAATSGVPSIYAPSTYAHLSPAKTPPPPAMIPMGGYNGYPGGYPGDIDRSSSAGGQGSYIPLLRDTDSSAASEVRSGYRIQANQQDDSMRVLYYMEKELANFDPSRPGPLNGRVERAMSEVTSLHEDDWRSRPSRGPALTPIRDEEWGSHAPRSPRGWEQEPPREQPGGVWRAGRPRARSVDALDDLTLPNSAESGSRSPPSSGGRRGRAYMPPRSRSRDDLYDQDDSRDFPRSRDPHYDDFRSRERPSADPRSHYHRTRDPRDNGPRSGEPPYDGRLLEEAVRKKGPGEKRRPYKEEEEEEAYYPPAPPPYSETDSQASRERRLKKNLALSRESLVV
- the LSR gene encoding lipolysis-stimulated lipoprotein receptor isoform X4 translates to MALVAGGLSGGLGSHPATPGWDAVLFVWLLLSTWCTAPARAIQVTVPDPYHVVILFQPVTLPCTYQMASTSTPPIVIWKYKSFCRDRIADAFSPASVENQLNAQLAAGNPGYNPYVECQDSVRTVRVVATKQGNAVTLGDYYQGRRITITGNADLTFDQTAWGDSGVYYCSVVSAQDLQGNNEAYAELIVLVYAAGKAATSGVPSIYAPSTYAHLSPAKTPPPPAMIPMGGYNGYPGGYPGDIDRSSSAGGQGSYIPLLRDTDSSAASVRSGYRIQANQQDDSMRVLYYMEKELANFDPSRPGPLNGRVERAMSEVTSLHEDDWRSRPSRGPALTPIRDEEWGSHAPRSPRGWEQEPPREQPGGVWRAGRPRARSVDALDDLTLPNSAESGSRSPPSSGGRRGRAYMPPRSRSRDDLYDQDDSRDFPRSRDPHYDDFRSRERPSADPRSHYHRTRDPRDNGPRSGEPPYDGRLLEEAVRKKGPGEKRRPYKEEEEEEAYYPPAPPPYSETDSQASRERRLKKNLALSRESLVV